One genomic window of Paenisporosarcina antarctica includes the following:
- a CDS encoding flavin monoamine oxidase family protein, which translates to MTNTLPLISPDQMISTIQHGLNTTQVPKKILIVGAGMAGLVSASLLKEAGHNVTILEAAHRVGGRIYTKRSPFIKGQYMEAGAMRIPNHHYFTLEYIKKFHLPVNLFINSTPNDLIYVNGIKTRQYLYKQNPDILGYPVAPHEKGKTVTELIQPVLQPVIDFINLNPLENWSWVIKEYDRYSMDGFLRYNPNGVTLSPGAIEMIKVLLAIEGLSELAFIDLLREFIIFLNPNTRYYEITGGNDQLPQAFIPQLREDILYRQKLTKIVQRNNQVTIHSMDTESLKPMETTCDICILTIPFSVMQFVEVEPRDSFSHNKWKAIRELHYVVSTKIGLQFKSRFWEEEGMHGGQTATDLPIRFSYYPSHGIGENLPGVIIASYTWEDDSVPWDSLSEENRIQQALKNLSTIHGQQVYDEFITGASHSWAQYPYSGGDFTVFKPEQETELFHAISSPEGRVHFAGEHTALPHAWIQGAIESGIRVAHEVNDLP; encoded by the coding sequence ATGACTAACACGCTTCCTCTTATATCACCAGATCAAATGATTTCAACCATTCAACATGGATTAAATACAACGCAAGTTCCCAAAAAGATACTCATTGTCGGTGCAGGTATGGCAGGACTGGTCTCTGCCTCATTGTTAAAGGAAGCTGGGCACAATGTAACCATCCTTGAAGCTGCTCATAGAGTAGGGGGACGTATCTATACGAAACGATCTCCTTTTATCAAAGGACAGTATATGGAAGCAGGAGCGATGCGTATTCCAAATCATCATTATTTCACTTTGGAATACATAAAAAAATTCCACTTACCAGTAAATTTATTTATTAACTCTACTCCTAACGATCTGATCTATGTAAATGGAATTAAAACGCGCCAATATCTGTATAAACAGAACCCTGATATCCTTGGCTACCCAGTTGCCCCTCACGAAAAGGGCAAAACAGTTACTGAGTTGATTCAACCAGTACTTCAACCAGTTATAGACTTTATCAATTTAAATCCGCTGGAAAATTGGAGTTGGGTTATAAAGGAATATGATAGATACTCGATGGATGGGTTTTTAAGATATAACCCTAATGGGGTGACTTTATCTCCTGGTGCAATAGAAATGATTAAGGTACTCCTTGCTATCGAGGGCTTGAGTGAACTCGCATTCATTGATTTATTACGCGAATTTATTATATTTTTAAACCCGAATACTCGTTACTATGAAATTACCGGTGGTAACGACCAACTTCCACAAGCTTTTATCCCACAATTAAGAGAAGACATTTTGTATAGACAAAAGTTGACCAAAATTGTGCAGCGTAATAACCAAGTCACCATTCATTCTATGGATACGGAGTCGTTGAAACCAATGGAAACGACATGTGACATTTGCATCTTGACCATCCCTTTTTCGGTTATGCAATTTGTTGAAGTTGAACCCCGCGATTCTTTTTCACACAACAAGTGGAAGGCGATCCGAGAACTTCATTATGTGGTGTCTACAAAGATTGGTCTTCAGTTTAAGAGTAGATTTTGGGAGGAGGAAGGGATGCACGGAGGGCAAACGGCGACTGATTTGCCCATTCGATTTAGTTATTATCCCAGTCATGGAATTGGGGAGAACTTGCCAGGAGTGATTATAGCTAGCTATACTTGGGAGGATGATTCAGTACCTTGGGACAGTTTGAGTGAGGAAAATCGAATTCAACAAGCCTTAAAGAACTTATCTACCATACATGGGCAACAAGTATATGATGAATTTATAACAGGGGCTTCTCACAGTTGGGCTCAATATCCATATTCAGGTGGAGATTTTACGGTGTTCAAACCAGAACAAGAAACAGAACTTTTTCATGCTATCTCTTCCCCGGAAGGAAGGGTACACTTTGCAGGGGAACACACTGCCCTCCCACACGCTTGGATACAAGGGGCCATTGAGTCTGGAATCCGTGTAGCACATGAAGTCAATGACTTACCTTGA
- a CDS encoding divergent PAP2 family protein: MKKMNRGMITALSAIAIAQGLKVFTHKKLTGKWDWRPLIQTGGMPSSHSAGVAALATYMAANKGTRHTETALAVVFGSIVMYDAQGIRRHTGEIAQLVNELEDRFEIISSDFPSLMYSKRDTELKELLGHQPIEVLGGAIFGVALGLISAQIENDEKDKNRK, encoded by the coding sequence ATGAAGAAAATGAATCGTGGTATGATTACAGCTTTATCTGCCATTGCAATAGCTCAAGGTTTGAAGGTATTTACACATAAAAAGCTAACTGGTAAGTGGGATTGGCGACCTCTAATTCAGACCGGTGGGATGCCGAGCTCACATTCTGCGGGAGTAGCGGCACTTGCTACGTATATGGCTGCGAATAAAGGGACAAGACATACTGAAACAGCGCTCGCAGTCGTTTTTGGGTCTATTGTCATGTATGATGCACAAGGAATTAGACGTCATACGGGTGAGATTGCACAACTTGTAAATGAACTTGAAGACAGATTTGAAATCATCTCCAGTGATTTTCCTAGTTTAATGTACAGTAAACGTGACACAGAGCTCAAAGAACTTCTAGGTCATCAACCGATTGAAGTTCTTGGTGGCGCAATTTTTGGTGTAGCACTCGGACTCATTTCTGCGCAAATTGAAAATGATGAAAAAGATAAAAATCGTAAATAA
- a CDS encoding GDSL-type esterase/lipase family protein, producing the protein MKKLRVLLTLSLSFNLIFVAFIGFVIFKKGQLNLFTNQLSDIPTVQEYPDYYLLKKDVFESSDTTNIDKVFVGDSISDYGDFPEYFSEEVVLNRGISNDNAKGVLNRIDEVVNRNPKEVYIMIGINDILHGTDIIVFEENVKSIVQAFDQSSSKVIVQSILPVNNDIFKYELPNDDVAKFNEVLKKIAQENDTSYIDLHPYFIDENGELKKEYTFDGIHLNGNGYQVWIDVLASR; encoded by the coding sequence ATGAAAAAACTAAGAGTTTTGTTAACATTGTCTTTATCATTTAACCTTATCTTTGTCGCTTTTATAGGCTTCGTTATTTTTAAAAAAGGACAATTGAATCTCTTTACTAATCAATTGTCGGATATCCCTACTGTGCAGGAATATCCGGATTATTATTTGTTGAAAAAAGACGTATTTGAATCTAGTGACACGACAAATATAGATAAAGTATTTGTAGGTGATAGCATTTCAGATTATGGGGATTTTCCAGAATACTTTTCCGAAGAAGTTGTGTTGAATAGAGGAATTAGCAATGATAATGCTAAGGGTGTTCTAAATAGGATAGATGAAGTTGTAAATAGAAATCCAAAAGAAGTATATATCATGATTGGTATTAATGATATTTTGCATGGAACAGATATAATTGTATTTGAAGAAAATGTCAAAAGTATAGTTCAAGCATTTGATCAATCTTCGTCTAAAGTTATTGTTCAATCAATTCTTCCTGTAAATAATGATATCTTTAAATATGAATTACCCAATGATGATGTAGCCAAATTTAACGAAGTACTCAAAAAGATAGCGCAAGAGAATGACACTTCATATATAGACTTGCATCCATATTTCATTGATGAAAACGGAGAGTTGAAGAAAGAATATACTTTTGACGGGATTCATTTGAATGGAAATGGCTATCAAGTGTGGATCGATGTTCTTGCGTCTCGTTAG
- a CDS encoding DoxX family protein, translated as MFVGFLRKNKFASYSLTVFRLYLGFQWLIAGWGKISGAFDARGFLEGAVNKATGEHPAVQSWWATFLNGHAIPNVELFNVLVPWGEFFVGLGLILGAFTTFAALMGVVMNFSYMFSGTTSTNPQMILIGLFILVAGFNAAKVGLDRWIIPFIREKFLRNKNKKITGSGITA; from the coding sequence ATGTTTGTAGGATTTTTAAGAAAAAATAAATTTGCTTCATATTCATTAACGGTATTTCGTCTATATCTTGGATTCCAATGGTTAATAGCTGGATGGGGAAAAATTAGTGGTGCATTTGATGCAAGGGGTTTTCTAGAAGGAGCTGTAAATAAAGCAACAGGTGAACATCCAGCTGTTCAATCGTGGTGGGCAACATTTTTAAATGGACATGCGATACCAAACGTTGAACTTTTTAATGTACTAGTTCCATGGGGAGAATTTTTTGTAGGACTTGGACTTATTTTAGGTGCGTTCACTACTTTTGCTGCACTAATGGGGGTTGTTATGAATTTCTCCTATATGTTTTCTGGTACTACGAGTACAAACCCACAAATGATTCTAATTGGACTTTTCATTCTTGTAGCTGGCTTTAACGCTGCAAAAGTAGGATTAGATCGGTGGATAATTCCGTTTATTAGAGAAAAATTCTTAAGAAATAAGAATAAAAAAATCACAGGGAGTGGGATAACGGCTTAG